A stretch of DNA from Pseudomonas sp. HN11:
TTTTCACTGGCCAGGCGCCAGGCGCCTTGACGGTTGTGCTCCAGCAGGGGGGTGTCTACACCGACTTTTTTGGGGTGCTTGAGGCGCCATTTGCGCACGCGCTTATCGAAGGTAATCGGGTACAACGAGCCATAAAGCGGCAGCAGTTGCTCACCCTGCCATTCGTAAATCCCGGTAGCGTCGGGCTTGAGGTCATGGGGCAGGACCGCGCTTTGCTCGTATTGCCCGAGGGATTGGTCGAGTAGGCTGACGTGGCCTTCGGAGCCGCGTTGAGCGCTCATCAGGTCACCCAGGGTCTTGCGCAGACCCTTGGCATCACTGGCGGTTTTCATCCCCAGTTGCTGCCGCTCACCGGGTTGCAGCACTGAGCCCACGGCCAGGTAGAAACTGTCCACGGCCGGCGATACCGGGATGGGGCCCGCGTTGCGCATATCGTAGGCCTCATAGCGGCCCTGGCCGTAGTACAGCAGTTCAACGGTGGTGTCATCGGGGCCGCTGGATACATAGCGGTTGGTCGGTGTGCCGCTGCTCATGTCGGTGATCACGCAGTGTCGATTGAGCGTATTGAGCAACAGGCTGGTAGTGAATTCACGGGCCCACAGATCGGTGTCCGGATCGTACTTCCTGGCGGAGTAGAGGCCGTCGATGATCGCATCCAGGCGCAGCGCCGTGCGGTGGTGCTCGAGGTTCTCGTGCACCGCCGGGGGCAGGCTGGCGTCGCGCAGAAATGTCGCCTGTTCGGTGTTGCTCAGCGGTGTCGTCAGGAGCAGTTGCTCCAGGTTGGCCGGGGTCAGTGGCGGGTAGAGCCCGCGCAGTTTTTTCAGCAGCGGAGTGACTTCAACCAGCGGCGGCGCGACTTTGATCGGCAGCAGTTGTCGCGCATCGATATCGGCCGGCACCTCGCCCCGGGCGTAGCCGTTGTAGCGGGTCATGGCGGAGAAAAGCTCGTGCCGCTGCGTTCGCGCCAGCTCGCTGATTTGCAGGCGGACCCTGGCGATGCGCTGGTCTTGGGACAACAGTGGGCTTCCCTCTTTGCCCAACAGCGAGTGTGTGGGTTGCTGGCTGAAGATCAATTCGAACAGTTGCTCTTGAGTCGGCACGCTGGTGATCGGGTCGGTCAGGCGGCCGTAGGTACCGTCATCCCTTCGCATCAGGTCAAGGGTGTAGGTGAGCCCAGACTCACGGGCAGCGTAGGTTTCGATCAGGCTGCCTTGCTGATTGTGCACGTTGATGCGAGCCTCGGCGGGCCAGGCTGGCACGTAGGGCAGCAGGCACAGTACGGCGCCGTCGGCATGCGCAGGCATGTGGCCGCGTCGGTGGAAGTCGTTGATCAACTGCTCGATCACCCGGTCTGCCTGCAGGCGGCGTACCCCTTCGGTGAGGTTGATCGGTGAAGGGTTGCCCGCCCAGATGCTGTCGAGGGTCGCGCGGTCGGCGGCGGTGCTGCGCAGCATGTTTTCCATCTCGGCCCTGGGCACGGTGCTCGAGCCATCGGGAAGCATGCGCTCGGCCAATTGGATATCCGAAAGGGTATGGGCGTTATGCAAATCCAGGACCCAGGCCTGCACGGTCGGGTCGAACACGATCGGCGCAGCGAACTGGCCGCCGTATTCAAGCTTGAGCACAAAGCGCATGGTTTTCACGTCGTAGCTGACTTCAACCACTTGGCGCTCTTCGCCGGCCTGCAGCCAGGCATAGTGCCTGCCATCGATCTGGTAGACGCCTTGGGCATTGGCGATCTGGCCGTCGAGCAAGTGCTGGTCGACGATGGCATAGGGTGTGATCGCCGGTGTCCAGAGGCGGTGTTCGCCGTTGCTGTCAGTCACTTTGCGTGGGCTGCCCAGGCGCTGGAACAACTGATGCATGCGTCGGGTATGCACGCGTCCTGCGGTGGTGATCAGCAGGCCGTTGATGGCCAGGTCCGCGGCGTCCGCCATGGCTGCGGCAAATTCGCTGGCCTCACCACGGGCCGCCTGATTGATGCCCACCACCAGGCTGTGGGCCAGACTACCAAACACGGCCACTTGCATGATGCGGTTCAAACCGGTGACGCCACCGGGCACCGGAATCATCAGCATCTCCAGTATTTCCTGGGCGATCGCGGCAGCACCGTCGATCAACGCCTGCCGGTCGCGTGCCGAGCGGCTGGTGGCGAGCACAGCGAGGTTTGCCTCATAGCGAAGGACCTGATAATTGGCGCAGGTGTGTACCAGGTCTTTCTTGTGGTTGCGGCTGTTGTCCGGCGTGAACCGCAGGCTGTCGAGGGAACGTTGCGGGAACAACCGGTGAAAGGCGTCATACAGAAATCCCGCCGCCGCGCTCAGACCGGCCGGGCGAGGTTGCTCCTTGAGCAGCTGTTTGAAACTCTGCATTTCAGTCATCGGCAATTGAAGGGCAAACCAGCCCAGGTCACCCTGGCGATGGCTGTCTTTGAGTTGCTGGACGAAGTCTGCATTGGCCTGGCGTGCGTCGGTGTGGTAACGCAAGGCGCCGCCGGGGCGGAACGGAAAATAGGACAATACCCCCAGGCTGGCTACGTGGATCAACAGCAGCGGTATGGGGATAGTGTCTTGGTTGAGCCCGATCGTTTCTGTCGGCAACAGTGTGATCCCGGTGTTCATGCCCAGCGTGTCGAAACCCAGCGGCTCACCCTTGCCATTTACGGCGTCAACCACCCTTTGGTAATGCGCCTGGCTTACGCCGGTTGTCGTGCGATTGCGGTAGGCCTCCAGTGCTTCGAACAAAAGGCATGCGCGGGTACTGGCTTGCAACAGCGAGTGAAGTTTTCCTCCGTCTTCAAGGCTGGCTTGCAGGCGCGTCTGGAGTTGGCCACCCAGGTCCAGCTCCCGCACGATCTCGATGAATCGTTCTACCGTCAGTGGCAGATTCTCGGCACCGCTGAGGTAGGAAGCGTCGACAAACGAGTGCCCAGACGATTGGGGGTTGGCCGTGGCGAAGTCGAAATTCAGGCAGGCGGCGTCCCAGAGTGACAAGCGGGACTCATGGGCACGGTACTTCCATTCGTCGTAGGCACGGCGCAAACGCCGGTTGATTGAGTTTCGCAGAGGCTCGCTGGTGCGGGGCTCCCAGGGCAGTGGCGGTTCCAGCTTTTCTAAATAGCGAGTGTTGAGGTACAGCGCCTCCGGGTCCAGCCCGCCGAGCTTGCTGCGTAGCTTTGCAAGGCCATCTGTCTTGAAGGCTTGGCGGATGGTGGCGTTTTCACGCTCCACCGCCTGGAGTGCCTGGTGGGCTTCGCGTTGCAGCCTGACGTAATCACGTTGCTGTTGTTCGGTCAGGCTGCTCATGGTTCGCGTCAGGGTATCGCGGATCATGGTCAGGGCTTGTTGGCGGGCCCAGGAATCACTGGATTGCAGGTTGCCCGACAAACCATTGAGCAGTTGATCGGTAGGCATGGGCCATTTCCTTTCACGGGGTAAGTGGAAGGACAATGGAAGCACTCGCCCGGCGGTGCCGGGCGCTAGGTATGTAACGCGGGCCGAGGTTGCTGGTCCAGGCGCTTGATCAGATCCAGCCAGGCGGCGAGGCCAGCCATCAATAGCGCGCCAACGGCAGCGGTGGTCAACTGCATGACGACGGCATCGTTGGCCAGGGCGTTGATCATGTCCGCCAACGGGGCGAGTACCACCCCCAGGCAAAACACTTCCAGGGAATAGCGGCCCATGCGGCAGGTGTGTTGCGCCAGCCTGTTTTCGGTCCAACCACGGCCGGGCAACAACTTGGCGGTGACATACGCCAGGGCGAGGAAGTGCACCAGGCGCACCGGTGATAAATCGGTCTTGCTGATGGGGTAGAGCAGATCACTTAGCGCCGACGGCATCAGCGCATCGTGAGCCTCGGGCCAGCGCCACGACAAGGTGAGTACTGCGGCGCACAGCACGTAGATTGCCGAAGCCACAAACAATGGCTGACGTGACAGCGGCCGGGTCTCGACCGGCTTTGGCCGTTGGCTGTGCATCGCCGCCGCGCCACCGAGCACAAACAGCAACTGCCAGGTGACCGGGTTGAAGTACCACACACCGTCGGCAATCGCCCGCAGGTTCCAGCCCATCCAGGGCGCCAGCAGGTAGATTGCCAGTGACACGGCCACCACTACCGCTGTCTTGCGCACCATCAGCGGCAGTACCAGCGACAATCCCGCCAGCAGTACGATGTACAGCGGTAGCGGGTCCATCAGGTTGGGCTTGAAGCGCAGCAGCAGTTCATCGGTGAGGGCCTGTTGCGGGTGGGTGACAAAATGCGTCAGGCCCATCTCCGTGACCAGGTCGCGGGTTTCCACATGGCTGTTGGCGAAGAACACGATGCCCATCAGCAAGGCCAGCAAGAAGATATGCACGACATACAACACCCACGCCCGGCGCAGGATTTTCAGGCAGGCCATCCAGTAGCCGTCGCGTTGCATGATCTTGCCGTAGGCGAGGACGGCGGCGAAACCGGCGAGGAATACAAACACCTCCGCTGCATCGCTGAAACCGACATTGCGCAGGGTGATCTGGCCGAGGGGGTTGTGGGGGACGTGATCCCAGAAAATGAAGATCAACGCCAGGCCCCGAAAAAAATCGATGCGTGGGTCGCGTCCGTTAGGCATGGCTACGGGCTCTTGAACAATGAGTTTAACAAGGACAGGTGGGCGAGGGCGTTGTCTACGCCGCACGTCGGGCGGGCGCAGGTTGGCGGTATTTGTAAGCAATTGCAAAGGTTGGGTATTACTGAATGTTTTGAGACTGCGCAACGACACCCATGGCAGTTGAACTTCCGTGTTCCAACGATGCTACGGGTGGCGCGGTTCAGTGGGCATCCAGTGCAGCCTGGTGGGGCCATTCTTCGACGAAGATAAAGTGTCCAGGGTCGTTCTGACCTTTATGCCACTGCGACTTCATGGGGTTCAAAACTGTCTGCCCGCGCCATTTGCCACATGCGCGAGTAAAACTCGCCGTTCACTTCACCGGTCAGCAATTCACCGGGTTTGAGAAACACATGCAACTGCGAGAACAACTTGATCTCAGTCGCCGACATACGTCGTACCAAGTGTTTGGCCGACAGTTGCGACGGGTGATCCAGGCCGGCGGCGGCGAGCATTTCCGCCAGGGCCTTGAGGGTGTTGCGGTGGAAGTTGAACACGCGCTGGGCCTTGTCTGGCACTACCAGGGCGCGCTGGCGCAGCGGGTCTTGAGTTGCGACGCCGGTCGGGCATTTGTTGGTGTGGCAGCTTTGGGACTGAATGCAGCCGATGGCAAACATGAAGCCCCGCGCCGAGTTGGCCCAGTCGGCACCAATGGCCAGGACGCTGGCGATGTCGAAGGCGCTGACGATCTTGCCGCTGGCGCCCAGTTTGATCTTGTCGCGCAGGTTCAGGCCCACCAGAGTGTTGTGCACAAACAGCAAGCCTTCACGCAGCGGCACGCCGATATGGTCGGTGAACTCTACGGGCGCGGCGCCGGTGCCGCCTTCCTTGCCGTCGACCACGATGAAGTCAGGGAGGATGCCGGTTTCGAGCATGGCCTTGGCGATGCCCATGAATTCCCACGGGTGACCGAGGCAGAACTTGAAGCCCACCGGTTTGCCACCGGACAGCTCACGCAGTTGGGCGATAAAGTGCATCAGTTCCAGCGGCGTGGAAAACGCGCTGTGGCGTGACGGCGAGATGCAGTCTTCGCCCATCATGATGCCGCGGGTGTCAGCGATTTCCTGGGTGACTTTGTGCTTGGGCAGGATGCCGCCGTGGCCGGGTTTGGCGCCCTGGCTCATCTTGATTTCGATCATGCGCACTTGCGGGTTCTGCGCCTGCACGGCGAAGCGTTCCGGGTCGAAGCGGCCGTCGCTGGTGCGGCAGCCGAAGTAGCCGCTGCCCAGTTCCCAGGTCAGGTCGCCGCCGTTTTCACGGTGATATGGGCTGATGCTGCCTTCACCGGTGTCATGGGCGAAGTTGCCCAGCTTGGCGCCCTGGTTGAGTGCGCGAATCGCGTTGGCGCTCAACGAACCAAAGCTCATCGCTGAAATATTGAATACCGATGCCGAGTACGGCTGGGTGCATTGCGGGCCGCCGACCATCACGCGAAATGCGCTGGGGTCGCTGAGCGGCGCCGGGCGCATGGAGTGGCCAATGAATTCGAAACCCGACTGGTACACGTCGATCAGGGTGCCGAAGGGTTTGTCGGCGGTTTCATTCTTGGCGCGCGAATACACCAGCGAGCGCTGGGCCCGGGAGAAGGGCAGCGCGTCGCTGTCGGACTCCAGCAGGTACTGGCGGATCTCCGGGCGGATGGCTTCCACCAGGTAACGGATATTGCCCAGGATCGGGTAGTTGCGGCGCACGGCGTGGGGGCTTTGCAGCAGGTCGAAAATACCGATCAGGCTCAACACGCCCGTGACCAGTGTGATCGGCCACAGCCATTCGTGTTCGATGAAGGGGAGGCTGGCGAGGGTGAAAATGACGCACACGGCAAAGAAGGCGTAACGGCTTAGTAACGACAGGCTCATACGGTTTTCCTGGGTTCGGACTCATCGGCTAGGCGTTTTGCGCCTGTAGAAAGATCGAGAACAGCTCTGACTGGGATTTGATCCCTAGCTTGCTGTAGATGTGTTTCTTATGGACTTTCACGGTTTCAACAGAGATTTCCAGCTTACGAGCGATTTCCTTGCTGGAGCAACCACTGAGCATCAAACGGCCCACATCCAGCTCACGGGCAGTGAGTTGCGCGCCCCAGTCATCATTCTGGATCGGCGGTTGCGGGGTGCTCACCTGGTTGAGTTCATGGGGCAGGCGCTGGCGCAGCAGGCTCACGACCCAGGGTTGGATCAACGACAGCAGGGCAATCTGCTGCGGGTCAAAGCGCTGCTTCGAGCCCAGAGACAGGCACAGGGTACGCCCATCCGGCAGGTGGCAATTGAACTGGATTTCATCGGCCACCACGTTCAGGCGGAAGTAGCGCTGGTAGTACTCGGTGAGTTCGAAGTGCTCGGGTGCGACTTCGGCCAGACGCAAAAGCCCGGTGCGCGCCTGTTCGCGGCTGGCGATGTAGAAGGGATCGAGCAGGTACAGGCCGTTGAGGTAGTCCTGGAACAGAGGGTCCGGCGTGCCGTCGGCGCCCGGGCATTCGGCGAATACCAGCGGGCGGTGCTCACTGCTGAACAGCAACACCACCCAGCTGTCGGACGGCACGTACTGGTCCAGCAAGCGGACAAGCTGGGCCCAGAAATTGGGCTGGTCCAGCGCGTCTATCATTTGCCCCACCGCACGGTGCCAGGCGATATCTTGCAGCGACATGGTCATTGATCTACCCCTATCGGGTTACCCCCGCCGCGTGATTCCCTGGTGGGTTGTGGCTGCGCATACTGCGGCACGGATAAAGAACAAGGAATACCCATGAAGGTCGAATTCGCCCAGTTGGCCGGTCGTGATAACGACACAGCTTACAACCTTGAGCGCGCTTTGGCGGCAATTGCTGCCTGTGCCGACGATACGCAACTGATCATATTTCCGGAAACCCACCTGACCGGTTTCCCCACGGCTGAGACCGTCGCGGCCATCGCCGAACCGCTGGATGGCCCCACTGTGCAGGCGATTATCCAGGCCGCCCGTGCGCACAACGTCGCTGTGGTTATCGGCATCGCCGAAAACGATGGCGGCCAGTTCTACAATGCCACCTTGCTGATCACCCCTGAAGGCATCGCCCTGCGCTATCGCAAGACCCACTTGTGGCCGTTGGAGCGAGGCGTCTTCAATCCCGGCGACCGTTACTCCACGTGTGTGTGGAACGGCCTGCGCGTCGGCCTGTTGATCTGCTACGACATCGAGTTCCCGGAAACCGCCCGCGCCCTGGCGCAATTGGGTGCCGAATTGCTGATTGTCACCAACGGCAACATGGATCCGTACGGTCCGACCCATCGCACCGCGATCATGGCCCGCGCCCAGGAAAATCAAGCTTTTGCGCTGATGGTCAACCGTGTGGAAGAGGGCGATGGCGATCTGCTGTTTGCCGGCGGCAGTGCATTGGTGGACCCGTTTGGCACCCTGTTGTTCGAAGCGGGCCGTGAGGAGGGGCAATTCGCGGTCGAGCTGGTTCTCGGCCAACTGGCAGCGGCGCGCCAGGACTACCGCTACCTGGATGATCAGCGCATGAAATTGCCGGGGGAGGTGATTGAGCACACTGACGGCACGCGCGAACTGCTGATCCCTTAGTTAGGCCTGTAGTGAGCGGGAGAGCCCGTTCACTACAGTCAACATAAGAAAAACGACACCTGCTTCACCGACTTCAGTTCTGCCATAAATCTAATAATTGCGCGGAGAATCACCCATGGCTCGTTTGCAACGCACCCTGTCGTTAGGGTCGGTGGTGCTGTTTGGCATCGCTTATATGACGCCGATCATTGTGCTCGGCACCTTCGGCATCCTGGCGCAATCCACTGCGGGAATGGTCCCCGCCGCTTACCTGGCCGCCTTGGTGGCGATGTTTTTCACCGCCATGAGTTACGGGCGAATGGCTTCGGCCTTTCCGGTGGCCGGTTCCGCCTACAGCTACGTGCGCAAGGCCATCAGCCCCAAGCTGGGCTTTATCGCCGGTTGGGCGGTGTTGCTCGACTATCTGTTCCTGCCCATGGCCATCTGGCTGATCGGTGCGGCTTATCTGAACTCAGCCTTCCCGGCGCTGCCGCAATGGGTCTGGGTGCTGGCATTTATCGGCATCACCAGCGCCATCAACATCGTCGGCCTCAAGCTGGCCAATGGCATCAATGCGTTGCTGATGCTGGTGCAATTTCTGGTACTGATTGCCTTTGTGGCGCTGTGCATCCATTACATCGGTGGTGACGCGAGCAAGCCGCTGTGGACCATCGCCCCATTCTTCAACGGCCAGATGCACATGCCGTTGATCATGAGCGGTGCAGCCATCGCCTGCTATTCGTTCCTGGGTTTTGATGCAGTCAGTACGCTCACCGAAGAAACCCGCGACCCACGCCGTACCATCCCATGGGCGATCATGTTGATCACCTTGATCGGCGGGCTGATCTTCGTGGCGGTGTCCTACTTTGTGCAGGTGGCCCATCCGTCATTCGAGTTCACTAATGTGGATTCAGCTGCGTATGAAATCGCGCGCAATATCGGTGGCGACCTGTTTGTGTCGATCTTCCTGATCGGTCTGATTGTCGGCCAATTCGCCTCGGGGTTGTCGGCCCAGGCCAGCGGCTCGCGTTTGTTGTTCGCCATGGGCCGCGACGGTGTATTGCCCAAGTCGTTCTTCGGCACCTTGCATGCGCGCTTCGGCACACCGGTCAACAGCATTCTGTTGTGCGCGGTGGTGGCGCTGCTGGCGTTGAAGCTGGACGTGACCACTTCCACGTCGTTCATCAACTTCGGTGCGTTCCTGGCGTTCAGCCTGGTCAACCTCTCGGTGATCTTCCACTACTGGATCGGCGCCAAGCGGCGTGGGCTGCGTGAGTTGATCCTGTTCCTGCTATTCCCGTTCATCGGCCTGCTGGCGGACCTGTGGTTGATGGTCAGCCTCGATCATTTGGCGATCTACCTGGGCCTGGTGTGGTTGGCGATCGGCGTGGTTTACCTGGGCGTGCTCACGCGCGGGTTTTCACGACAGCCTCCGGAAATGGACTTCCAGGAAGCCGCATAGAAGCTGCGGGCCTATGCTTATTGCAATCGGTTCTCGTTTGGGTGCGTGATTTTGTGTTACTGTATAACGCATCAAATGCACCCAGACGCCCCGGAGGCCTTATGAAAGCTGGTATCCATCCTGACTACCGCACCGTGCTGTTCCACGACACTGCCGCCGACGTGTTCTTCCTTATCGGTTCCACTGCCGACAGCGACCGCACCCACAAGCACAGCGATGGCAACACTTACCCCTACATCCCGCTGGACGTGTCCAGCGCCTCGCACCCCATCTACACCGGCCAACAACGCAAGACCCAGGCCGAAGGCCGGATCGCCGGCTTCAACAAGCGTTTCGCTTCGTTTGGTTCGAGCCCGAAAAAAGCCGAAGCATGAGCACGACTCGGCGGCGTGTCCTACGCCGCCGTTTGCCGAATCGGCAACACCACTCGAAACGTTGTCCCTTTGCCCAGCTCGCTGCTGACGGAGATGTCGCCACGGTGTTTCTTCACGATGCCGTAGGAGAGCGAAAGCCCCAATCCTGTCCCTTCGCCCACTGGTTTGGTGGTAAAGAACGGATCGAAAATTTTCTGCAGGGTTTGCGGCGCGATCCCGCAGCCGTTGTCCGCCACTTCCAGCCACACGTTCTCGCCGTCCACACCATTGCTGATGGTAATGGTGCCGCGCTCTGGTCCCATTGCTTGCGCCGCGTTGATCACCAGATTCATCACCACTTGGTTGAGCTGTGAGGCCAGGCATTCGATTTCTGGCAATGCGCTGTAGTGTTTGACTACATCGGCTTTGTACTTGAGTTCGCTGGCGACGATGTTCAATGTCGAATCGATGCCCTGTTGCAGGTTGGCAAATTGCCAGGTCTGCTCGTTGTCCACACGCGAGAAGTTTTTCAGGTCCTTGACGATCTGCACCACGCGATCAATGCCTTCCTTGGACTCCTTGATCAGGACCGGAATGTCTTCCTTGAGAAAGTCCAGTTCCAGGCCGACGCGCATGGCCTTGAGCTGCTCGCTTTGTTCCGCTGGCGTCATCAGCGCTTCAGCCCGTTGATAGGCATCCAGCATCTGTTGCAATTGGTTGAAGTAACCCTCCAGGGTGCTGAGGTTGGACGAGATAAACCCCACCGGGTTATTGATCTCATGGGCCACACCGGCCGCCAGCTGCCCCAGCGACGCAAGTTTCTCCGACTGCACCAATTGGCTTTCCAAGTGTTTGCGTTCGTCGATCTCCATTTGCAGCGCTTGGGTGCGCTGTTCCACCAACTGCTCCAGGTGGGTGGTTTGCAGCGAGGCGCGGCGGGCCATGTCCCATTTGTTGGCCAGGGTGTTGGCCATCTGCTGGACTTCGATGTTGTCGAAGGGTTTTTTCAGGATCAGTAACCGATCATGGGCGTGCAGCCGCTCCAGCAGGTCTTCCCAGGAGTAGTCTGAGTACGCAGTACAGATCACCACTTGCAGGTCAGGGGCGACTTTCCACAGTTCTTCTATGGTTTTCGCGCCGTCCCAGCCTTGGGGCATGCGCATGTCGACAAAGGCCAGGGCATACGGCTGTTTGCGCTCCATGGCCGTGACGAGCAGTTGCAGGCCTTCTTCTCCGCCATAGGCCGAATGCAGTTCGAACACCGGGGCCTGGACTTTGGCCGTG
This window harbors:
- a CDS encoding OpgC family protein, which encodes MPNGRDPRIDFFRGLALIFIFWDHVPHNPLGQITLRNVGFSDAAEVFVFLAGFAAVLAYGKIMQRDGYWMACLKILRRAWVLYVVHIFLLALLMGIVFFANSHVETRDLVTEMGLTHFVTHPQQALTDELLLRFKPNLMDPLPLYIVLLAGLSLVLPLMVRKTAVVVAVSLAIYLLAPWMGWNLRAIADGVWYFNPVTWQLLFVLGGAAAMHSQRPKPVETRPLSRQPLFVASAIYVLCAAVLTLSWRWPEAHDALMPSALSDLLYPISKTDLSPVRLVHFLALAYVTAKLLPGRGWTENRLAQHTCRMGRYSLEVFCLGVVLAPLADMINALANDAVVMQLTTAAVGALLMAGLAAWLDLIKRLDQQPRPALHT
- a CDS encoding NEL domain-containing protein, whose product is MPTDQLLNGLSGNLQSSDSWARQQALTMIRDTLTRTMSSLTEQQQRDYVRLQREAHQALQAVERENATIRQAFKTDGLAKLRSKLGGLDPEALYLNTRYLEKLEPPLPWEPRTSEPLRNSINRRLRRAYDEWKYRAHESRLSLWDAACLNFDFATANPQSSGHSFVDASYLSGAENLPLTVERFIEIVRELDLGGQLQTRLQASLEDGGKLHSLLQASTRACLLFEALEAYRNRTTTGVSQAHYQRVVDAVNGKGEPLGFDTLGMNTGITLLPTETIGLNQDTIPIPLLLIHVASLGVLSYFPFRPGGALRYHTDARQANADFVQQLKDSHRQGDLGWFALQLPMTEMQSFKQLLKEQPRPAGLSAAAGFLYDAFHRLFPQRSLDSLRFTPDNSRNHKKDLVHTCANYQVLRYEANLAVLATSRSARDRQALIDGAAAIAQEILEMLMIPVPGGVTGLNRIMQVAVFGSLAHSLVVGINQAARGEASEFAAAMADAADLAINGLLITTAGRVHTRRMHQLFQRLGSPRKVTDSNGEHRLWTPAITPYAIVDQHLLDGQIANAQGVYQIDGRHYAWLQAGEERQVVEVSYDVKTMRFVLKLEYGGQFAAPIVFDPTVQAWVLDLHNAHTLSDIQLAERMLPDGSSTVPRAEMENMLRSTAADRATLDSIWAGNPSPINLTEGVRRLQADRVIEQLINDFHRRGHMPAHADGAVLCLLPYVPAWPAEARINVHNQQGSLIETYAARESGLTYTLDLMRRDDGTYGRLTDPITSVPTQEQLFELIFSQQPTHSLLGKEGSPLLSQDQRIARVRLQISELARTQRHELFSAMTRYNGYARGEVPADIDARQLLPIKVAPPLVEVTPLLKKLRGLYPPLTPANLEQLLLTTPLSNTEQATFLRDASLPPAVHENLEHHRTALRLDAIIDGLYSARKYDPDTDLWAREFTTSLLLNTLNRHCVITDMSSGTPTNRYVSSGPDDTTVELLYYGQGRYEAYDMRNAGPIPVSPAVDSFYLAVGSVLQPGERQQLGMKTASDAKGLRKTLGDLMSAQRGSEGHVSLLDQSLGQYEQSAVLPHDLKPDATGIYEWQGEQLLPLYGSLYPITFDKRVRKWRLKHPKKVGVDTPLLEHNRQGAWRLASENPMAWDDHRLFYRLGSEDFNVDQSTASQIMRLTDTPARALREVHSSGLPPPPLLHDTSKRFRIEREILQFIKAMSVYSATRNARPSLQLQLISSLPAWPATHALEIVDSQGRVIRRYPSKHAANAEAVRLTEAESRSLEPLKNIALNDQLCRVLLGELPTSQEERLFKLSKKIAEYAWRERAQLFDILYAQSERGTTSLERRLQVHYPQLPLSAITAILEQSSPKEIKQLHTQDQVGLRLAEQARLTADDARLNRAYEGLYLSTLANPDSEKIMVHLLKDIPGWPLSLRLDIRDASATGPLLTHAGQTSGTDRRTLVKIDGGYQSHDREGRLLNEPDDSTLDLLSAVVLILDKTERGNLGLDDNADPAALRHAIAELALNQRVAIKSLLGLTHIPPWLQPPMNVNSSFQAYPFSLRSLWPFNGHQPVDLVAKVKDIYPRFSTAQANDLLESLNMSEPAALIELQRREAEYRTLAFELDRWVETAQPVDDPDTDPVGWNYGVRTGLKNHILAAWRRETHMAYDSASGLFDSHQLILRLDGNSLPDPAFMLGTRGFEHIEFLMIQGDTFPATGNDFLGKFPGLIKLQIDCMLNELPTNLTSMRQLQHLALNDNAIVLTSESRERLAGMTQLDEIHLDGNPLGLTPDVSRMTRLRVLSLRQTNIEHWPIGAEGRSSLRSLRLQENRLTTVPEAVFSDIRMGPTNRNTILHDNPLSDETLGRIRDYRNRTGIVLGGALPGILHQQAMAIDVSRWLVGVPSAQHTQRQNLWKQLQNSDGARPDDTFRVLRDLTQSFAYRRNAATQQALTQRVWHLLDAMGESTELRNQVFLNTYVAGTCGDGAILAFINMELQHQVHQARSQAGSNQADRELLALAKGLFYLRQVDELADAHIARLRANEGQPDDAEITLYYRLKFRDAYNLPIRREEMLYSVEDWVSEQDITDAHTTLAALSQTQAAQNSLLMEDFWIEYLARSYPEPFSTINNVIRHQLNVLDQEVPDRRSDVYLERRQSLAELEIAERNRLVRQLTEAAQLAQQVS
- a CDS encoding FMN-binding glutamate synthase family protein, giving the protein MSLSLLSRYAFFAVCVIFTLASLPFIEHEWLWPITLVTGVLSLIGIFDLLQSPHAVRRNYPILGNIRYLVEAIRPEIRQYLLESDSDALPFSRAQRSLVYSRAKNETADKPFGTLIDVYQSGFEFIGHSMRPAPLSDPSAFRVMVGGPQCTQPYSASVFNISAMSFGSLSANAIRALNQGAKLGNFAHDTGEGSISPYHRENGGDLTWELGSGYFGCRTSDGRFDPERFAVQAQNPQVRMIEIKMSQGAKPGHGGILPKHKVTQEIADTRGIMMGEDCISPSRHSAFSTPLELMHFIAQLRELSGGKPVGFKFCLGHPWEFMGIAKAMLETGILPDFIVVDGKEGGTGAAPVEFTDHIGVPLREGLLFVHNTLVGLNLRDKIKLGASGKIVSAFDIASVLAIGADWANSARGFMFAIGCIQSQSCHTNKCPTGVATQDPLRQRALVVPDKAQRVFNFHRNTLKALAEMLAAAGLDHPSQLSAKHLVRRMSATEIKLFSQLHVFLKPGELLTGEVNGEFYSRMWQMARADSFEPHEVAVA
- a CDS encoding APC family permease — its product is MARLQRTLSLGSVVLFGIAYMTPIIVLGTFGILAQSTAGMVPAAYLAALVAMFFTAMSYGRMASAFPVAGSAYSYVRKAISPKLGFIAGWAVLLDYLFLPMAIWLIGAAYLNSAFPALPQWVWVLAFIGITSAINIVGLKLANGINALLMLVQFLVLIAFVALCIHYIGGDASKPLWTIAPFFNGQMHMPLIMSGAAIACYSFLGFDAVSTLTEETRDPRRTIPWAIMLITLIGGLIFVAVSYFVQVAHPSFEFTNVDSAAYEIARNIGGDLFVSIFLIGLIVGQFASGLSAQASGSRLLFAMGRDGVLPKSFFGTLHARFGTPVNSILLCAVVALLALKLDVTTSTSFINFGAFLAFSLVNLSVIFHYWIGAKRRGLRELILFLLFPFIGLLADLWLMVSLDHLAIYLGLVWLAIGVVYLGVLTRGFSRQPPEMDFQEAA
- a CDS encoding type B 50S ribosomal protein L31; the protein is MKAGIHPDYRTVLFHDTAADVFFLIGSTADSDRTHKHSDGNTYPYIPLDVSSASHPIYTGQQRKTQAEGRIAGFNKRFASFGSSPKKAEA
- a CDS encoding helix-turn-helix transcriptional regulator yields the protein MTMSLQDIAWHRAVGQMIDALDQPNFWAQLVRLLDQYVPSDSWVVLLFSSEHRPLVFAECPGADGTPDPLFQDYLNGLYLLDPFYIASREQARTGLLRLAEVAPEHFELTEYYQRYFRLNVVADEIQFNCHLPDGRTLCLSLGSKQRFDPQQIALLSLIQPWVVSLLRQRLPHELNQVSTPQPPIQNDDWGAQLTARELDVGRLMLSGCSSKEIARKLEISVETVKVHKKHIYSKLGIKSQSELFSIFLQAQNA
- a CDS encoding carbon-nitrogen hydrolase family protein; translated protein: MKVEFAQLAGRDNDTAYNLERALAAIAACADDTQLIIFPETHLTGFPTAETVAAIAEPLDGPTVQAIIQAARAHNVAVVIGIAENDGGQFYNATLLITPEGIALRYRKTHLWPLERGVFNPGDRYSTCVWNGLRVGLLICYDIEFPETARALAQLGAELLIVTNGNMDPYGPTHRTAIMARAQENQAFALMVNRVEEGDGDLLFAGGSALVDPFGTLLFEAGREEGQFAVELVLGQLAAARQDYRYLDDQRMKLPGEVIEHTDGTRELLIP